The Nostoc sp. 'Lobaria pulmonaria (5183) cyanobiont' DNA window TTTGTAGTTTCTGCGTAGGTGTAGCCTGTCTTAGACATTGCCTGACCGATCGCAGGGCTAAAATCAGAATTATTCCAACTAGTGGTAGTTTCTGGTGTTAGAGATTTTCCTGTTTCTGTAATTGCCTGACCGATTCGAGAACCAAAATTGGAACTATTAAAACTAGAGCTTGTAGTTTGTGTCTTATTTACTGCTGTGTCTGCAATTACCTGACTTGCAAGAGAACTGACATGAGAAAGATTAAAACTAGAGCTTGTAGTTTGCGTACTATTTCCTGCGGTTTCTGTGACAATCTGACGCACTTGAGCATCAGTCAGGTTGGGGTTAGCACTAAGCATCAGAGCAACGATACCAGCAACGTGGGGAGCAGCCATAGATGTGCCGCTATAAGTGTCATACTGATTATTCGGAACTGATGAATAAATCTTGACTCCTGGAGCGGTGACGTAAGCGATTTGATTTGTTCCAGAGCGGTTAGAGAAGTCGGCCAAATTATTATTCTTATCTACTGCCCCAACGGCAATTCCCGACTTGGATGCATAGCGGGCGGGATAATCTGGTGATGAGTCACCATCATTACCTGCTGCCATGACGACAATCACTCCTTTGCTGCTGGCATAGTCAATGGCTGACTCTAGAGTGCGATTGGAAGATCCGCCTCCTAAACTCAGGTTAATCACATTAGCTCCATTATCTACAGCGTAGCGAATACCTTTAGATATGGAACTATAGGAACCAGAGCCAGAACTATCTAAAACTTTGACAGGCATAATCTTGGCATCGTAGGCAATACCAGTGACACCGTAGTTATTATTTTCTCCTGCGATCGTGCCGGAAACATGAGTACCATGACCGTTGTCATCTAGGGTGTTATTATTTTGATCGGCAAAGTTCCAACCGTAATCATCATCAACATAGCCATTGCCATCATCATCTATACCGTTACCCGCAATTTCCTTGCTATTCGTCCAGATATTATTTTTTAAATCTTCGTGGTTGTAGTCAACTCCAGTATCTACAACAGCCACAACGACGCCTTTACCTGTGTATCCATGTGCCCAAACTTCCGGTGCTTTAACCAGGTCTGCTCCCCAATTATTGCCACCAAGATCGGGAACATCAGCAAAGGTTTTCTGATTAATAGCTCTAGCCACTGCTGCTGCTCCATTAATCAAGCCATAGCCATTAGTGGGGTTATAATTTTGAGTGCTAAAAGTATTAGTAGCGTTACTGCTATTTTCAGATTCATCTTTGTTTAGTAACTGCACATCAGCATCGGCTGAATGATAGCTACTACGTCTGCTGAAGTTAAGTCCGTAGTCATCTTTCGTATTAAAGCTATCTAATGAGGAGATTGAAGTGACATTGAGCCGTTTACTTGACAATATATTGTTATTAACATCATCAATATGCATAAGTTTTTTCTCAAAGATAGCAACCGTTTTCTGACAGTTTGAAGCCTTGAAACCTTGACAATAAGAAGATTTCAATCAATGTGTGAACAAGCCTCATTGTCAATAATTACTATGAAACTTCATAACAAAATGCTAATTTTATTACCAAAAAACACTCTGACAAGTACAGTTTTCATTAAGAGTAAATTTATCGACTAAATCTTAAATTTTGGAGGTGTATTAATGGAGACTAATCCAAAAATAATAATAAAACGTTATAACTATTTTTGTTACTTTTAAAACTGCTGCGATCGCTAGCTATAAAAGTATTTATACCACCCAGACTATAGCAAGGGGAATTATTGAAATCAGCAAAATCAAAATGGCGAATGGAGTTATGCTCCATTCGCCAAAGGCTATATTTAAGCGCTTTGCAAACGTTAATCTTTTATCTAGCCACAAGCTTTGAGTTAGTTAAATCTATTAAATGTTTGCTTGCTGCC harbors:
- a CDS encoding S8 family peptidase, with the protein product MHIDDVNNNILSSKRLNVTSISSLDSFNTKDDYGLNFSRRSSYHSADADVQLLNKDESENSSNATNTFSTQNYNPTNGYGLINGAAAVARAINQKTFADVPDLGGNNWGADLVKAPEVWAHGYTGKGVVVAVVDTGVDYNHEDLKNNIWTNSKEIAGNGIDDDGNGYVDDDYGWNFADQNNNTLDDNGHGTHVSGTIAGENNNYGVTGIAYDAKIMPVKVLDSSGSGSYSSISKGIRYAVDNGANVINLSLGGGSSNRTLESAIDYASSKGVIVVMAAGNDGDSSPDYPARYASKSGIAVGAVDKNNNLADFSNRSGTNQIAYVTAPGVKIYSSVPNNQYDTYSGTSMAAPHVAGIVALMLSANPNLTDAQVRQIVTETAGNSTQTTSSSFNLSHVSSLASQVIADTAVNKTQTTSSSFNSSNFGSRIGQAITETGKSLTPETTTSWNNSDFSPAIGQAMSKTGYTYAETTKYLTSAADNNGLANPELWSQFQNYEDILGNINVNSNEDENNLDFGKQLEEMQKQIDQYRKFLGMT